One window of the Lynx canadensis isolate LIC74 chromosome D3, mLynCan4.pri.v2, whole genome shotgun sequence genome contains the following:
- the LOC115528201 gene encoding BRCA1-associated protein, which produces MSVSLVVIRLELAEHSPVPAGFGFSAAAGEMSDEEIKKKTLASAVASLEGKSPGEKAAIIHQHLGRREMTDMIIETMKSNPDELKATMEERKSSEASLTAQRSKDQSIECINAAPDSPSKQLPDQISFFSGNPSVEIVHGIMHLYKTNKMTSLKEDVRRSAMLCILTVPATMTSHDLMKFVAPFNEVIEQMKIIRDSTPNQYMVLIKFSAQADADSFYMACNGRQFNSIEDDVCQLVYVERAEVLKSEDGASLPVMDLTELPKCTVCLERMDESVNGILTTLCNHSFHSQCLQRWDDTTCPVCRYCQTPEPVEENKCFECGVQENLWICLICGHIGCGRYVSRHAYKHFEETQHTYAMQLTNHRVWDYAGDNYVHRLVASKTDGKIVQYECEGDTCQEEKIDALQLEYSYLLTSQLESQRIYWENKIVRIEKDTAEEINNMKTKFKETIEKCDNLEHRLNDLLKEKQSVERKCTQLNTKVAKLTTELREEQEMNKCLRANQVLLQNKLKEEERVLKETCDQKDLQITEIQEQLRDVMFYLETQQKINHLPAETRQEIQEGQINIAMASASSAPSSGGSGKLPSRKGRSKRGK; this is translated from the exons ATGAGTGTGTCACTGGTTGTCATCCGACTGGAGCTTGCGGAACACTCGCCCGTCCCCGCCGGCTTCGGCTTCAGCGCCGCGG CCGGGGAAATGTCTGATGAGGAGATCAAAAAGAAGACACTAGCTTCAGCTGTAGCCTCTTTAGAAGGGAAGTCACCAGGGGAAAAAGCAGCAATCATACATCAGCATCTTGGTCGTCGAGAAATGACAGATATGATCATTGAGACCATGAAGTCCAACCCAG ATGAGCTGAAAGCCacaatggaagaaaggaagtctTCAGAAGCATCTCTCACTGCACAGAGAAGTAAAGATCAAAGTATAGAATGCATAAACGCTGCTCCCGATTCTCCATCCAAACAGCTTCCAGACCAGATTTCGTTCTTTAGTGGAAACCCATCAGTTGAAATAGTTCATGGTATTATGCATCTATACAAGACAAA TAAGATGACCTCCTTAAAAGAAGATGTGAGGCGCAGTGCCATGCTGTGTATTCTCACAGTCCCTGCTACAATGACCAGTCATGACCTTATGAAGTTTGTCGCCCCATTTAATGAAGTAattgaacaaatgaaaatcaTCAGAGACTCTACTCCAAATCAATATATGGTGCTGATAAAGTTTAGTGCACAG GCCGACGCAGATAGTTTTTATATGGCGTGCAACGGCCGCCAGTTCAACTCGATAGAAGATGATGTTTGCCAGTTGGTGTATGTGGAAAGGGCTGAAGTACTAAAATCTGAAGAT GGTGCCAGCCTCCCCGTGATGGACCTGACGGAGCTCCCCAAGTGCACGGTGTGTCTGGAGCGCATGGACGAGTCTGTGAATGGCATCCTCACCACGTTATGTAACCACAGCTTCCACAGCCAGTGCCTGCAGCGGTGGGACGACACCAC GTGTCCTGTGTGCCGATACTGCCAGACTCCAGAGCCAGTAGAAGAGAATAAGTGTTTTGAGTGTGGCGTTCAGGAA AACCTTTGGATTTGTTTAATATGTGGCCACATAGGATGTGGACGATATGTAAGTCGACATGCTTATAAGCACTTTGAGGAAACCCAGCACACGTATGCCATGCAGCTTACCAACCATCGAGTCTGGGACTATGCTGGAG atAATTATGTCCATCGATTGGTTGCAAGTAAAACAGATGGAAAAATAGTACAATATGAATGTGAGGGTGATACTtgccaggaagagaaaatagatgcCTTACAGTTAGAG tATTCGTATTTACTAACAAGCCAGTTGGAATCTCAACGAATCTACTGGGAAAACAAGATAGTTCGGATAGAGAAGGACACAGCAGAGGAA attaacAACATGAAGaccaaatttaaagaaacaattgaGAAATGTGACAATCTGGAGCACAGACTAAATGATCTCCTAAAAGAAAAGCAGTCTGTGGAAAGAAA GTGCACTCAGCTAAACACAAAAGTGGCCAAACTCACCACAGAGCTCAGAGAGGAGCAGGAAATGAACAAGTGTTTGCGTGCCAACCAAGTCCTCCTGCAGAACAAactgaaggaggaggagagggtgtTGAAGGAAACCTGCGACCAGAAGGATCTGCAGATCACCGAGATCCAGGAGCAGTTGCGTGACGTCATGTTCTACCTGGAGACACAGCAGAAGATCAACCACCTGCCTGCTGAGACCCGGCAGGAAATCCAGGAGGGACAGATCAACATCGCCATGGCCTCAGCCTCCAGCGCCCCCTCTTCGGGGGGCAGCGGGAAGCTGCCCTCCAGGAAAGGCCGCAGCAAGAGGGGCAAGTGA